One window of the candidate division KSB1 bacterium genome contains the following:
- a CDS encoding 16S rRNA (uracil(1498)-N(3))-methyltransferase: MAPSPELGREGLPESPYQGASDLAGLDVYYAPGLTRGQAELALEGEEFHHLFRVGRHRVGDRVAVTNGCGMLAKAQIVAINRGRAILRLEQWFLDQGESAVELHLGVGMIQSQRWDWLVEKATELGVRRLTPLRTRFVQGGTKEGKVERWRRVAVAALKQCQRSVLLRVDEPMALDDWLDTVDGANAKFVADARATLSLAEWVRREGDSVRGAVAALVGPEGGLAPEEIAKANGRGFVAVNLGPRRLRTETAALLLSALLLNIAAAKEPLEG, from the coding sequence ATGGCTCCATCCCCAGAGCTTGGACGCGAAGGTCTACCCGAGAGCCCATACCAGGGAGCCAGCGACCTGGCGGGTCTGGATGTGTACTACGCACCGGGATTGACCCGTGGACAGGCGGAGCTGGCCTTGGAGGGGGAGGAGTTTCACCATCTCTTCCGGGTGGGACGCCACCGCGTGGGCGACCGTGTGGCCGTGACGAACGGCTGCGGTATGCTGGCTAAGGCGCAGATCGTGGCTATAAACAGGGGGAGGGCGATCCTGCGCCTGGAACAGTGGTTTCTCGACCAGGGGGAGTCAGCCGTTGAGCTGCACCTGGGTGTTGGGATGATCCAGTCGCAGCGCTGGGACTGGCTCGTGGAGAAGGCCACGGAGCTTGGCGTACGGCGGCTCACCCCCTTGCGGACGCGCTTCGTCCAAGGAGGGACCAAGGAGGGCAAGGTGGAGCGATGGAGGCGCGTCGCGGTGGCAGCGCTCAAGCAGTGCCAGCGGTCCGTCCTCCTTCGCGTAGACGAGCCAATGGCCCTTGACGATTGGCTCGACACGGTCGACGGAGCCAATGCCAAGTTTGTGGCCGACGCCCGGGCGACATTGTCACTGGCGGAATGGGTCCGCCGAGAGGGAGACTCGGTCCGAGGCGCGGTCGCCGCCCTCGTGGGGCCCGAGGGGGGGCTGGCCCCTGAGGAAATCGCCAAAGCGAACGGGCGGGGCTTTGTCGCGGTGAACCTCGGTCCCAGGCGACTTCGCACCGAAACAGCGGCATTGCTTTTGTCTGCGCTCTTGCTTAACATAGCCGCCGCGAAGGAACCCCTGGAGGGATAG
- a CDS encoding histidine triad nucleotide-binding protein — MECVFCNILRGQLPAEFVYENERVVAFRDINPQAPVHVLIVPRKHIASTNEVRPEDQQLLGEMILVAQKVAQAEGIAQSGYRLVINCNEDSGQEIYHLHLHLLGGRRMTWPPG; from the coding sequence CTGGAGTGCGTGTTCTGTAATATCCTAAGGGGGCAATTGCCTGCGGAATTCGTCTACGAAAATGAGCGAGTGGTCGCCTTTCGGGACATCAACCCGCAGGCCCCTGTCCACGTCCTCATTGTACCCCGGAAGCATATTGCTTCCACGAACGAGGTGCGCCCCGAGGATCAGCAGCTGCTCGGGGAGATGATTCTGGTCGCGCAAAAAGTGGCTCAGGCCGAAGGGATCGCGCAGTCGGGGTACCGGCTGGTGATCAACTGCAATGAGGACAGCGGACAGGAAATCTACCACCTGCACCTGCATCTCTTGGGCGGCCGCCGGATGACCTGGCCACCCGGTTGA
- a CDS encoding divalent-cation tolerance protein CutA, giving the protein MDDIVVVLVTVGTVSEGESIARTLVEEKLAACVNLVPNLRSFFRWEGKFTEEAEALLLIKTRRALLPMLTERVKRLHSYTVPEIVALPVLSGSEDYLRWVYEETTVPPA; this is encoded by the coding sequence ATGGACGACATCGTAGTAGTTCTCGTTACCGTGGGCACGGTGAGCGAAGGGGAATCGATCGCCCGAACACTGGTCGAGGAGAAGCTGGCAGCCTGCGTTAATTTGGTCCCGAATCTTCGTTCTTTCTTCCGGTGGGAAGGGAAATTTACCGAGGAGGCAGAAGCTCTTCTCCTCATCAAGACGCGGAGGGCCCTCTTGCCGATGCTGACCGAGAGGGTCAAGCGGCTCCATTCGTACACGGTCCCCGAAATTGTGGCCCTTCCTGTCTTGTCTGGCTCCGAAGATTATCTGCGGTGGGTGTACGAGGAAACGACCGTTCCCCCCGCCTGA
- a CDS encoding Mut7-C RNAse domain-containing protein, with product MSPRGDNSVEVPDRPRFLVDIMLGKLSKWLRILGYDTVYEHLDDQLVLERLRHEGRILLSRDRELVSLAGEGNAYYVRSQTPARQVAEVVRAFNLDPERYFFSRCSLCNVPVRAVPKEVVEGQIPEYVRQTQQGFWQCPACGQVYWKGSHFERAKGWLRRALTDAQE from the coding sequence TTGAGTCCCCGGGGCGACAACTCCGTCGAGGTTCCCGACCGACCACGCTTCCTGGTAGACATCATGCTTGGAAAGCTTTCGAAGTGGCTGCGCATCCTGGGCTACGATACCGTCTACGAGCACCTGGACGATCAGCTGGTCCTGGAACGTCTCCGCCACGAGGGCAGGATTCTGTTAAGTCGGGATCGGGAACTCGTGAGCCTGGCCGGGGAGGGGAATGCCTATTACGTGCGAAGCCAGACCCCGGCGCGTCAGGTAGCAGAGGTGGTGAGGGCGTTCAACCTCGACCCCGAGCGCTACTTCTTCTCCCGCTGCAGCCTCTGCAACGTCCCCGTGAGGGCGGTTCCGAAGGAAGTAGTGGAAGGGCAAATCCCTGAGTACGTGCGGCAAACACAACAGGGGTTCTGGCAATGCCCGGCCTGCGGCCAGGTATATTGGAAGGGCAGCCATTTCGAGAGAGCCAAGGGATGGTTGCGCCGGGCTTTGACCGACGCGCAAGAATAG
- a CDS encoding NAD-dependent epimerase/dehydratase family protein, translated as MRALVTGVNGFVGSYLAEHLVARGWEVRGLVRRTSNLRWIRDLKIELAYGEVTQPDTLPAAVDGMDVVFHVAGLTKARRSTEYFAVNAQGTAHLLEACVKNAPGLKRFVLVSSQAAAGPSEGPTPKVESDEPCPVTSYGRSKLLAEQIALRYNGQLPVTIVRPSAVYGPRDRDLLVLYRYVARGWKPLLGRRPRLVSVIHVLDLVRGIVAAAESEGAVGQTYFLAHRQPVEWEEFADAVAEALGRKARRLVLPAWVLLPAAAVSEVAAWFAGRPATLNREKTREIRQRYWVCSVDKARSELGFEAEIPLREGLRETLQWYRREGWL; from the coding sequence ATGAGGGCACTCGTTACAGGAGTGAACGGGTTCGTTGGCAGCTATCTGGCGGAGCATCTTGTCGCGCGGGGCTGGGAGGTGCGCGGTCTGGTGCGGCGGACGAGCAACCTGCGCTGGATCCGCGATTTGAAAATCGAACTTGCCTACGGCGAAGTTACGCAGCCCGACACCCTGCCTGCGGCCGTAGACGGAATGGACGTGGTGTTCCACGTGGCTGGCCTCACGAAAGCCCGGAGATCTACAGAGTACTTCGCCGTGAACGCCCAGGGAACCGCCCATCTTCTCGAGGCTTGCGTGAAGAACGCCCCTGGACTCAAGCGCTTTGTGCTGGTGAGCAGCCAGGCAGCCGCGGGACCCAGCGAGGGTCCCACCCCTAAAGTAGAAAGCGACGAGCCCTGTCCGGTTACGAGCTACGGACGGAGCAAGTTGCTCGCTGAGCAGATCGCCCTCCGTTACAACGGGCAGCTTCCGGTGACCATCGTGCGGCCGTCGGCAGTTTACGGGCCGCGTGATCGCGACCTTTTGGTCCTGTACCGCTACGTGGCCAGGGGATGGAAGCCTTTGCTGGGGCGGCGCCCCCGGCTGGTGAGCGTCATTCACGTGCTCGATCTGGTAAGGGGAATCGTCGCTGCTGCCGAGAGCGAAGGAGCGGTGGGCCAAACGTATTTCCTCGCCCATCGTCAACCCGTGGAGTGGGAAGAATTTGCGGACGCTGTGGCGGAGGCCCTTGGGCGGAAGGCCCGGCGCCTCGTTCTGCCAGCGTGGGTTCTGCTGCCCGCCGCCGCGGTCTCAGAAGTGGCCGCCTGGTTTGCGGGAAGGCCAGCCACTTTGAACCGGGAGAAGACGAGGGAAATCCGCCAGCGCTACTGGGTCTGTTCCGTAGATAAGGCGAGAAGCGAGCTCGGCTTTGAGGCGGAAATCCCCCTGAGAGAAGGCCTGCGGGAAACACTCCAATGGTATCGGCGCGAGGGATGGCTTTGA
- a CDS encoding ATP-binding protein yields MASGQRHWDSQAVASQPVSAADEARAFDRWRFAYEATLELFTATSAQQIVEALGRILSALFPFAGCALLSRDPLSGLLYPSHSNRLSPHHEGILYDPDGLQIGEWAIQQGRIAILPTEAGSGGTPCSSVWVPLTARGEAFGLLFILLELAPERITGIEYNLLQLVATQAALALESRRLLDETELQAEAIRNVKAYLESILESMPNGLLVTDLEGRIHLLNRTAAWMLQLDPEGTVGLTVDQVLRPDQAHWFLRAVESAREGQTPEGSELEVPRGEEKLPLRLAPSLFLDGEGKVSGVIFALIDLREERELRELRRLDQLKDQFISAVSHELRTPITAIKSFAEILLTYDDPEHRREFLEIISRESDRLARIVNDILDLSKIDSGTMHWEIEDFDLREAIIPALDTLKPLAIEKSIDLELETREACLLVRADRERLVQVLVNLVGNAIKFTPEGGKVSVGYEILQGRRRTDLGDFAKVWVRDTGIGIPKRFIPLIFDRFQQVVEGRGLTNRPKGTGLGLPISKEIIEHLGGNIWVESEEGKGSTFYFTVPLAPTITEVTRFAESASGAATVPEKRGVAREPRQSPPRSARQ; encoded by the coding sequence ATGGCCTCAGGGCAACGACACTGGGATTCCCAGGCCGTGGCCTCGCAGCCGGTGTCGGCAGCGGATGAAGCCCGGGCGTTCGATCGCTGGCGCTTCGCCTATGAGGCTACGCTGGAGCTGTTCACGGCCACCAGCGCCCAGCAAATCGTCGAGGCCCTGGGAAGGATCCTCTCCGCCCTCTTCCCGTTCGCCGGCTGCGCCCTGTTATCTCGTGACCCGCTCAGCGGCCTCCTATACCCAAGCCACTCTAACCGGCTGAGCCCCCACCATGAAGGGATCCTGTACGACCCTGATGGGCTGCAGATCGGGGAGTGGGCGATCCAGCAGGGAAGGATCGCCATCCTGCCGACAGAAGCCGGATCGGGGGGGACTCCGTGCAGCAGCGTCTGGGTACCCCTCACCGCCCGGGGGGAGGCGTTTGGGCTTCTGTTCATCCTCCTTGAGCTCGCCCCGGAAAGGATCACCGGGATCGAATACAATCTGCTACAGCTGGTCGCCACACAGGCAGCCCTCGCCCTGGAAAGCCGCCGCCTTCTGGACGAGACAGAGCTACAAGCGGAGGCCATTCGCAACGTAAAGGCCTACCTCGAGTCCATCCTCGAAAGCATGCCCAACGGCCTTCTCGTAACCGATCTCGAAGGACGAATTCACCTTCTTAACCGCACAGCTGCCTGGATGCTCCAGCTTGATCCGGAGGGGACCGTCGGGCTCACGGTGGACCAGGTCCTGCGTCCGGACCAGGCACATTGGTTCTTGCGCGCCGTCGAGTCGGCCAGGGAGGGACAGACCCCCGAAGGCTCCGAGCTCGAGGTCCCGCGTGGCGAGGAGAAATTGCCCCTGCGCCTTGCCCCCAGTCTGTTCCTGGACGGCGAGGGGAAAGTCTCCGGGGTGATCTTCGCTCTGATCGACTTGCGCGAAGAGCGCGAGCTCAGGGAGCTCCGACGGCTGGACCAGCTCAAGGACCAGTTCATTTCCGCCGTCTCCCACGAGCTCCGCACCCCCATCACCGCCATCAAATCCTTCGCGGAGATCCTGCTCACATACGACGATCCTGAGCACCGCCGCGAGTTCCTGGAGATTATTAGCCGCGAGAGTGACCGTCTTGCCCGCATCGTCAACGACATTCTCGACCTCTCCAAGATCGATTCGGGCACAATGCACTGGGAGATCGAAGATTTCGACCTTCGCGAGGCCATCATACCTGCCCTCGACACTCTCAAGCCCCTCGCCATCGAGAAATCCATCGACCTCGAACTCGAAACCCGGGAGGCCTGCCTTCTCGTGCGGGCCGACCGAGAACGCCTCGTTCAGGTCTTGGTGAACCTCGTGGGCAACGCCATCAAATTTACACCGGAAGGGGGTAAGGTGAGCGTAGGCTACGAGATCCTGCAGGGCCGTCGCCGCACTGACCTGGGCGATTTCGCCAAGGTTTGGGTGCGTGACACAGGCATCGGCATCCCCAAGCGTTTCATCCCCTTGATCTTCGACCGCTTCCAGCAGGTGGTCGAGGGACGAGGCCTGACCAATCGGCCCAAAGGAACAGGTCTGGGCCTGCCCATATCAAAAGAGATCATCGAGCACCTTGGGGGCAATATCTGGGTGGAGAGTGAGGAGGGAAAAGGCAGCACGTTCTACTTCACGGTACCCCTTGCTCCTACGATTACAGAAGTAACGCGCTTTGCGGAGAGCGCATCGGGAGCCGCAACCGTTCCAGAAAAAAGGGGAGTAGCGCGAGAGCCGCGCCAATCGCCGCCCCGTTCCGCCAGGCAGTAG
- a CDS encoding HDOD domain-containing protein produces MDPSAISPDLAQAVRRIKNLPTLPQVVTHLMQAVNNPNASASDVARIIANDQSLVSKILRIVNSAFYGLPKRVSTVTQATVILGFNTVKNLALSASVFDAFGNNGTGVGRWDRQKFWEHSIGCGVATKLLAREIRYSNPEEAFVSGLLHDVGKVVIDQFLHDQFLRILQTVEAEHCTITEAERQVIGVSHCDIGRWLAESWNLPVQLVECIGLHHDPQQAKHASRLVCLVHLADCLVRMEQVGYPGDDLVPDVNPVVWEVLRLSPEAIERLLASFYTEFERSSVFLQMASEIPQSGS; encoded by the coding sequence ATGGACCCCTCCGCGATTTCTCCGGACCTTGCGCAGGCGGTACGAAGGATCAAGAATCTTCCCACGCTGCCGCAGGTGGTGACCCACCTGATGCAGGCGGTGAACAACCCGAATGCCTCAGCTTCGGATGTGGCGCGGATCATCGCCAATGACCAATCCCTGGTCTCGAAGATCCTGCGCATCGTCAACTCCGCTTTTTACGGCCTGCCCAAAAGGGTCTCCACGGTCACGCAGGCTACCGTGATCCTGGGCTTCAACACGGTGAAAAACCTGGCCCTGAGCGCCAGCGTCTTTGATGCGTTCGGAAACAACGGCACCGGCGTGGGCAGATGGGACAGGCAGAAGTTCTGGGAGCACTCGATCGGCTGCGGCGTAGCGACCAAGTTGCTGGCTCGGGAGATCCGCTATTCCAATCCCGAGGAGGCTTTCGTCTCCGGACTACTGCACGACGTCGGCAAGGTGGTAATTGATCAATTCCTCCATGACCAGTTCCTGCGGATCCTCCAGACCGTCGAAGCCGAACACTGCACCATCACGGAAGCCGAAAGACAGGTCATCGGCGTATCCCATTGCGACATCGGCCGCTGGCTGGCGGAGAGTTGGAACCTACCCGTGCAGCTGGTGGAATGCATCGGGTTGCATCACGATCCCCAGCAGGCCAAGCACGCCTCCCGCCTGGTGTGCCTCGTACACCTCGCAGACTGCCTCGTCCGGATGGAACAGGTGGGCTACCCGGGGGACGATCTGGTGCCCGATGTGAACCCCGTGGTCTGGGAGGTTCTGCGGCTTTCTCCGGAAGCGATCGAGCGGCTGCTGGCCAGCTTCTACACGGAATTCGAGCGCTCCTCCGTTTTCCTGCAGATGGCAAGCGAGATCCCCCAATCGGGATCCTGA
- a CDS encoding response regulator has protein sequence MKTKILVADDEPFIGRSLSYVLERSGYEVFLAKDGEEALRLAEEVKPAVAILDVMMPGKTGFEVCQQIRCNPHLRKTRIIILSAKGQASDFREGAEAGADAYLPKPFSPVQIIELVRGFLDEG, from the coding sequence TTGAAGACCAAGATCCTTGTGGCGGACGATGAGCCGTTCATCGGCCGTTCGCTCTCCTACGTCCTGGAGCGCAGTGGCTACGAGGTATTCCTGGCCAAGGACGGCGAAGAGGCTTTGCGCCTTGCGGAAGAGGTGAAACCGGCCGTAGCCATCCTCGACGTGATGATGCCGGGCAAGACGGGCTTCGAAGTGTGCCAGCAGATCCGGTGCAACCCACATCTTCGGAAAACCAGAATCATCATCCTCTCCGCTAAGGGACAGGCGAGCGACTTCCGAGAAGGCGCAGAGGCCGGCGCGGACGCTTACCTCCCCAAGCCGTTCAGCCCCGTGCAAATCATTGAGCTCGTACGGGGCTTCCTGGACGAGGGATGA
- a CDS encoding Hpt domain-containing protein, producing MAVSLRQEKASANVDRQALEQWRPFLGLFFDSMEQGLRELRSLTESLAHSEDPRSLRLFHMRAHALRGAADTVGLKDVAALLRKLEREVSPRADTTRVFDPTRLHRELDHIWAAYWSAKSALVHALEAEVEDQDPCGGR from the coding sequence ATGGCCGTTTCGCTCCGACAGGAAAAAGCTTCGGCGAACGTCGACCGACAAGCTCTTGAACAGTGGCGACCGTTCTTGGGCCTCTTTTTCGACAGCATGGAGCAGGGCCTTCGGGAGCTGCGCTCGCTGACCGAGTCCCTGGCGCATTCGGAGGATCCTCGCTCCCTCAGGCTCTTCCACATGCGGGCCCATGCCCTGCGGGGGGCAGCCGACACCGTTGGCCTGAAGGACGTGGCTGCCCTGTTGCGCAAACTCGAACGGGAAGTTTCCCCACGAGCCGACACAACTCGTGTCTTCGACCCAACGCGACTTCACCGGGAACTGGATCACATATGGGCAGCCTACTGGTCGGCAAAGTCGGCTTTGGTCCACGCGCTGGAGGCGGAAGTTGAAGACCAAGATCCTTGTGGCGGACGATGA
- a CDS encoding response regulator: protein MAKILVVDDDRFMRLAVEKYLRSFGHDVVLAGDGLEALERVQEDEPDLILLDLMMPGMSGEVFLQKLRKDLGKDELPVVVLSALAQKDKVVEVMRYGAVDYVTKPFNPTSLMLKLKKILTPAE, encoded by the coding sequence ATGGCCAAGATCCTGGTGGTAGACGACGACCGCTTCATGCGCTTGGCCGTGGAAAAGTACCTGCGATCATTTGGCCATGACGTCGTTCTGGCCGGAGATGGCTTGGAGGCTCTGGAGCGGGTCCAAGAAGACGAGCCGGACCTGATCCTCTTGGATTTGATGATGCCCGGTATGTCCGGGGAGGTCTTCCTGCAGAAACTCCGCAAGGACCTCGGGAAGGACGAACTGCCGGTGGTGGTCCTCTCGGCCCTGGCTCAGAAAGACAAGGTCGTGGAGGTGATGCGGTACGGCGCCGTCGATTACGTCACCAAGCCCTTCAACCCCACGTCCCTTATGCTCAAGTTGAAGAAGATTCTGACCCCAGCAGAGTAG
- a CDS encoding SpoIIE family protein phosphatase, whose amino-acid sequence MEISSLFRQSSIGTALAGLAQTLRVGLSIRNGDGEVLFSSPSSTQPRSQRQIRGLSCLGKQVGSLELTAPDELPSGLVAEIAEAIGKILEDRLYAEHEIASLAAEVADRYEEIHLLSNLSAALGSVFDVRRVCETALQFALRAVPARRASILVYDEAEQVLRVAAQCGMPAEVAREVRVRPGEGICGRVFEQGTPLLVADREQLEQLGQDRPPRGTYSTDSFLSVPLLASPLQVQGRKIGVFNLADRVDGGAFTTSDLKTLTTIASVTAIALYNCQLVDQVRATEAFQKEMEIAKNIQLSLLPKSWPQVPGGSVAGLYQPARVIGGDYYDFYCDETSLLSLAIADVSGHDIGAALLMIEARSVIRSEMSRWRDPAEVLHGTNRTLYPDLESGGLFISAFCARLDPTTWVLEYANAGHCLPIWVEGRTGEVRRLDAEGMIIGIWPEINFEKREIQLQPGDLVVLFTDGATEAKSPTGEPFGEDRLAELASRYREEDPAQLTSILHESLRTFTGNAEFVDDITVVVLKRL is encoded by the coding sequence ATGGAAATCTCGAGTCTATTCAGACAGAGTTCCATTGGGACCGCTCTCGCCGGGTTGGCGCAAACCCTGAGGGTCGGGCTTTCAATCCGCAATGGCGACGGAGAGGTCCTCTTCTCGAGCCCCTCATCTACTCAGCCGCGAAGCCAACGTCAGATCCGCGGGCTCAGCTGCCTGGGAAAGCAGGTTGGCAGCCTTGAGCTAACCGCTCCCGATGAGCTTCCCTCGGGTCTTGTAGCGGAGATCGCAGAGGCGATCGGAAAGATTCTGGAAGATCGGCTTTACGCCGAGCACGAAATCGCCAGTTTGGCCGCTGAGGTTGCCGATCGTTACGAGGAGATCCATCTGCTGAGTAACCTCAGTGCCGCTCTGGGGTCTGTGTTCGACGTCCGCCGGGTTTGCGAGACTGCGCTGCAGTTCGCCCTAAGGGCGGTCCCGGCCCGCCGCGCTTCGATTCTGGTCTACGATGAGGCCGAGCAAGTCCTGCGGGTTGCAGCCCAGTGCGGAATGCCTGCAGAGGTGGCCCGCGAGGTTCGAGTGCGGCCCGGTGAGGGGATCTGCGGTCGCGTCTTCGAGCAGGGAACGCCTCTGCTGGTGGCTGATCGTGAACAGCTGGAACAGCTCGGGCAAGATCGACCCCCCAGGGGCACCTATAGCACCGACTCGTTCCTTTCCGTCCCCCTCCTGGCCAGCCCCCTGCAGGTCCAGGGCCGCAAGATCGGTGTGTTCAATCTGGCCGATCGCGTGGACGGGGGAGCCTTTACGACCTCGGATCTCAAGACACTGACCACGATCGCCTCGGTCACGGCCATAGCCCTCTACAACTGCCAGTTGGTAGATCAGGTGAGAGCTACCGAGGCATTCCAGAAGGAGATGGAAATCGCCAAGAACATCCAGCTTAGTTTGCTCCCCAAGTCCTGGCCCCAGGTGCCGGGGGGAAGCGTTGCTGGCCTCTACCAGCCGGCCCGCGTCATTGGCGGCGACTACTACGACTTCTACTGCGACGAGACTTCGCTTCTCAGCCTGGCCATTGCCGACGTGTCCGGCCACGACATCGGAGCGGCGCTGCTCATGATTGAGGCGAGAAGCGTCATCCGCTCGGAAATGAGCCGATGGCGAGACCCGGCCGAAGTCCTCCACGGGACAAACCGGACGCTCTACCCCGATCTCGAGAGCGGCGGCCTCTTCATTAGCGCCTTCTGTGCCCGCCTGGACCCAACCACCTGGGTCCTCGAGTACGCCAATGCCGGACATTGCCTCCCCATCTGGGTGGAGGGCCGCACGGGCGAAGTCCGCCGACTGGACGCGGAAGGGATGATCATCGGCATCTGGCCCGAGATCAACTTCGAGAAGCGCGAGATCCAACTTCAACCCGGAGACCTCGTGGTGCTTTTCACCGACGGTGCCACCGAGGCCAAGTCGCCCACCGGGGAGCCGTTTGGCGAAGATCGCCTGGCGGAACTAGCCTCCCGATACCGGGAGGAGGATCCGGCTCAGCTCACCTCGATCTTACACGAATCGCTCCGCACCTTTACAGGAAATGCGGAATTTGTCGATGATATCACCGTGGTCGTGCTCAAGAGGCTGTAG
- a CDS encoding DUF1343 domain-containing protein: protein MPRRWKGGSIVLAGLLAVLFACRGRPKVQVGADRLLTEYRHLVAGKRVGLITNQTGVTSSGQHLADLLHADPEIRLVALFAPEHGIRGTEEAGATVRNGRDVKTGLPIYSLYGATRKPTPEMLQEVDVLVFDIQDVGARFYTYISTMSLAMEAAADQGIPFVVLDRPNPIGGEIVEGPVLEPDLRSFVGIHPIALRHGMTVGELARMFAQEGWLSAQRPVQLHVVPMRGWQRHMLFWQTGLPWIRPSPNISSDTTALLYPGMGLLEATNVSEGRGTAHPFRNVGAPWLQPEHLLPLLGKSWEGLTCTPTSFVPTHLPGVASRPKYEGLSCRGIWLDPRDPQVFQSVRFGLRLLWALRTLYADSFRIDHRGMELLTGSRSLTAALERGAPFSELQALQDRGLEEFLRIRQKYLLY, encoded by the coding sequence TTGCCCCGTCGTTGGAAAGGGGGAAGCATCGTCTTGGCGGGCCTCCTGGCCGTCCTCTTTGCATGCCGCGGGCGCCCTAAGGTCCAGGTGGGGGCCGACCGCTTGCTCACCGAGTATCGCCATTTGGTGGCCGGAAAAAGGGTGGGGCTGATTACAAACCAAACGGGGGTGACGTCCAGCGGTCAGCATCTGGCTGACCTTCTGCACGCGGATCCCGAAATCCGGCTGGTAGCCCTGTTCGCCCCGGAGCACGGAATTCGCGGCACGGAAGAAGCGGGGGCAACCGTTCGGAACGGCCGCGATGTCAAGACCGGCTTGCCGATCTACAGCCTCTACGGCGCCACCCGCAAGCCGACCCCCGAGATGTTGCAGGAGGTAGACGTTCTCGTCTTCGACATCCAAGATGTCGGAGCTCGCTTCTACACGTACATCAGCACCATGTCTCTCGCGATGGAGGCGGCTGCCGACCAGGGCATTCCGTTTGTCGTCCTGGACCGCCCCAATCCCATTGGCGGGGAAATCGTTGAGGGGCCGGTCTTGGAGCCCGATCTGCGTTCGTTCGTGGGGATTCACCCCATTGCCCTGCGCCACGGGATGACCGTCGGCGAGCTTGCACGCATGTTCGCCCAGGAAGGATGGCTGTCTGCCCAACGTCCCGTGCAGCTACACGTCGTTCCGATGCGCGGCTGGCAGCGCCACATGCTGTTCTGGCAGACAGGCTTGCCCTGGATCCGCCCGTCGCCGAATATCTCCTCGGACACCACAGCGCTTCTGTACCCGGGCATGGGGCTCCTTGAGGCAACGAACGTATCGGAGGGGAGGGGAACGGCACATCCATTCCGCAATGTCGGCGCACCGTGGCTACAGCCCGAGCACCTGCTCCCCCTTCTCGGCAAGTCCTGGGAGGGCCTTACTTGCACGCCCACCTCGTTCGTGCCCACCCATCTGCCCGGGGTGGCGAGTCGCCCGAAATACGAGGGACTTTCGTGCCGTGGGATCTGGCTCGATCCCAGGGACCCGCAAGTATTCCAGTCCGTGCGTTTTGGGCTCCGTCTTCTCTGGGCGCTCCGCACGTTGTACGCGGACAGCTTTCGAATTGACCACCGGGGGATGGAGCTACTCACCGGGAGCAGAAGCCTTACCGCTGCCTTAGAGCGGGGTGCACCCTTCTCTGAGCTCCAGGCCCTGCAGGACCGCGGCCTGGAGGAGTTCCTAAGGATCCGCCAGAAATACCTGCTCTACTGA